The following coding sequences are from one Microbacterium sp. SORGH_AS_0969 window:
- a CDS encoding GrpB family protein yields the protein MSDDGNPAARVLHRRDWAIDATAILTEIRTSLASVEGFEGAAFDRIGSTAIPGLAAKPNIDLQVRILPLPVEDELLARLEPHGFVRARGLRPDSPGVDRDLPRGQTDVDRAGWEKRLYWHEDARAILRVRRLDSPWGQYTVWFRDWLRAHPVERDRYIRVEEVLGAEQVGKTDYDDYTRAKTAFFDEVQADFEGWAANSE from the coding sequence GTGAGCGATGATGGCAACCCCGCCGCCCGCGTCCTTCACCGACGGGATTGGGCGATCGACGCGACAGCGATCCTCACAGAGATCCGCACGTCCCTCGCGAGTGTGGAGGGTTTTGAGGGCGCCGCGTTCGATCGCATCGGGTCGACGGCAATTCCTGGGCTCGCGGCGAAGCCCAACATCGACCTTCAGGTGCGCATCTTGCCCCTCCCGGTCGAAGACGAGCTGCTCGCCCGACTCGAGCCGCACGGGTTCGTGCGTGCCCGAGGCTTGAGGCCCGACTCGCCGGGTGTGGATCGCGACCTTCCGCGCGGCCAGACAGATGTCGATCGCGCCGGGTGGGAGAAGAGGTTGTACTGGCACGAGGATGCCCGAGCGATCCTCCGCGTCCGGCGGCTCGACTCGCCCTGGGGTCAGTACACGGTGTGGTTCCGCGATTGGCTGCGGGCTCACCCCGTCGAGCGTGACCGGTACATAAGGGTCGAAGAGGTGCTGGGCGCGGAGCAGGTCGGCAAGACCGACTACGACGACTACACGCGGGCGAAGACGGCGTTTTTCGACGAGGTGCAGGCCGATTTCGAGGGGTGGGCGGCGAACTCAGAGTGA
- a CDS encoding DUF3800 domain-containing protein, producing MTISRMIYVDDSGAVDRGIIVYGWLEVRPDRWRYALRAILELRKQLYREHQIPPAMELHATKFVNGRSRIAATTGDGAEEWKTLGRVVAEKCLRVLADDPDIGVGAVWRATTATGRAYHEERGEVYRELVTRWNDEHRAADSYVFISMDGDGSDRTYFDAHRSMSLDTRHVIEDPMMHDSGRSQWVQMADLVAYTVYTHLNRHQGNQFGWEWYEDYLRAKDVNGAPEEI from the coding sequence ATGACCATCTCTCGCATGATCTACGTCGACGACTCCGGTGCCGTCGATCGAGGGATCATCGTCTACGGCTGGCTCGAAGTTCGCCCCGACCGTTGGCGCTACGCACTGCGGGCCATCCTGGAACTGCGAAAGCAGCTGTACCGGGAGCACCAAATTCCCCCAGCAATGGAGTTGCACGCGACGAAGTTCGTGAACGGGCGGAGTCGTATCGCAGCCACCACTGGGGACGGTGCCGAAGAGTGGAAGACCCTTGGGCGCGTCGTCGCGGAGAAGTGTCTGCGGGTTCTCGCCGATGACCCGGACATCGGGGTCGGTGCCGTCTGGAGAGCTACGACCGCGACGGGCCGCGCGTACCACGAGGAACGGGGTGAGGTTTATCGTGAGCTCGTCACCCGATGGAACGACGAACACCGAGCGGCCGACAGCTACGTTTTCATCAGCATGGATGGCGACGGTTCAGACCGCACGTACTTCGATGCCCACCGGTCGATGTCGCTCGATACCCGTCACGTGATCGAAGACCCGATGATGCATGACTCCGGGCGCTCGCAGTGGGTGCAGATGGCGGACCTCGTCGCGTACACGGTCTACACGCATCTCAACCGGCATCAGGGGAACCAGTTCGGCTGGGAGTGGTACGAGGACTATCTGCGAGCAAAGGACGTCAACGGCGCACCCGAGGAGATTTAG
- a CDS encoding PhzF family phenazine biosynthesis protein, with the protein MTETPGILNLTAFAAEPGGGNPAGVVLDASALTDADMQRIAAELGHPETAFVTGRDGDRVSVRYFSPDAEVPFCGHATIATAVALAERSGVGSWVFATPAGDVDVVTTGEPGRIAAGFTSVEPHVADLDTEVAARLLDLLGLADDDLDPRMPLAQAFAGNVHPVVSVRSAATFDGFGYDPLPVRALMDERGWAGTVTVIHVAGEIGDGMTVEARNIFPVGDILEDPATGSAAAALGVYLRDRIAVPAPFRFTVRQGRHIGRPSILEVDVPPSGGIRVSGTAVPLAG; encoded by the coding sequence ATGACCGAGACCCCTGGCATCCTGAATCTGACCGCTTTCGCCGCGGAACCCGGTGGGGGCAATCCGGCGGGCGTCGTGCTTGACGCGAGTGCGCTGACCGACGCCGACATGCAGCGGATCGCGGCCGAGCTCGGCCACCCCGAGACCGCGTTCGTCACGGGCCGCGACGGCGACAGGGTGTCGGTGCGGTACTTCTCTCCGGATGCCGAGGTGCCCTTCTGCGGCCACGCGACGATCGCGACCGCGGTGGCGTTGGCCGAGCGGTCGGGCGTCGGCTCGTGGGTGTTCGCGACCCCCGCGGGCGACGTCGACGTGGTCACGACCGGGGAGCCGGGCCGTATCGCCGCGGGCTTCACCAGCGTCGAGCCGCACGTCGCCGACCTCGACACCGAGGTGGCCGCCCGGCTCCTCGACCTGCTGGGCCTCGCGGACGACGACCTCGACCCGCGGATGCCACTCGCGCAGGCCTTCGCCGGAAACGTGCACCCCGTGGTGTCGGTGCGCTCGGCAGCCACCTTCGACGGGTTCGGCTACGACCCGCTACCGGTGCGCGCGCTGATGGACGAGCGCGGGTGGGCGGGCACGGTCACCGTGATCCACGTCGCGGGCGAGATCGGCGACGGTATGACCGTCGAGGCGCGGAACATCTTCCCGGTCGGCGACATCCTCGAAGACCCCGCGACGGGCTCCGCCGCCGCCGCGCTCGGCGTCTACCTGCGCGACCGCATCGCCGTGCCCGCGCCCTTCCGGTTCACGGTGCGGCAGGGGCGGCACATCGGTCGGCCGAGCATCCTCGAGGTGGACGTGCCGCCGAGCGGTGGCATCCGGGTGTCGGGAACGGCTGTGCCGCTGGCGGGGTGA
- a CDS encoding helix-turn-helix domain-containing protein has protein sequence MTRNMRAEGAAVVEWFAQRSLVATLVSQGPAVLIFDESEVAGVVVRRLWHTALTIEPAPSSPKGSTLVLQAEGSVGFGLAGSAVDLGAGDALVYPDADLVGVRATRPTARIEVASAHRLLEEPAQLPGADDGPVWRALASTVNAILNGDHRLGVHAESALGRAIESLCAALIAGRAGADAEASGFRSAQATFAAATRLLTERAPDPRFTVEELADALHVSRQYLARVFARHAHTPSAALRARRLELADALGASGLPVAEVARRSGFPSARALSRARRERDARV, from the coding sequence GTGACCCGGAACATGCGCGCCGAGGGGGCTGCGGTCGTCGAGTGGTTTGCGCAGCGTTCGCTCGTGGCGACGCTCGTCTCGCAGGGGCCGGCCGTGCTCATCTTTGACGAGTCCGAGGTTGCTGGTGTGGTGGTCCGTCGCCTCTGGCACACCGCCCTGACGATCGAGCCGGCGCCAAGCTCACCAAAGGGTTCGACCCTCGTGCTGCAGGCGGAGGGGTCGGTCGGGTTCGGTCTCGCGGGTTCCGCCGTCGATCTCGGCGCGGGGGACGCGCTGGTCTATCCCGATGCCGACCTCGTGGGGGTACGCGCCACTCGGCCCACGGCGCGTATCGAGGTCGCGTCGGCCCACCGGTTGCTCGAGGAGCCGGCCCAACTGCCCGGCGCCGATGACGGTCCGGTGTGGCGGGCTTTGGCATCCACCGTCAACGCGATCCTGAACGGCGACCACCGCTTGGGCGTCCATGCCGAGTCCGCGCTCGGACGCGCCATCGAGAGCCTGTGCGCGGCGCTCATCGCCGGGCGGGCGGGGGCGGATGCCGAAGCCTCGGGGTTCCGCTCGGCCCAAGCCACCTTCGCCGCCGCGACGCGCCTGCTCACCGAACGCGCCCCCGATCCGCGATTCACGGTCGAGGAGCTCGCCGACGCCCTGCACGTCTCGCGGCAGTACCTCGCGCGTGTCTTCGCGCGGCACGCACACACCCCGAGCGCCGCCCTCCGCGCTCGACGCCTCGAGCTCGCCGACGCGCTCGGGGCGAGCGGCCTTCCGGTCGCTGAGGTTGCGCGGCGCTCGGGCTTCCCGTCAGCGAGGGCTCTGTCGCGGGCGCGGAGGGAGCGGGACGCGCGGGTCTGA